In a genomic window of bacterium:
- a CDS encoding Slp family lipoprotein, protein MRRLSFVVLLAAVLAACARPPRQLAGEFPPLTVAETQATGATGERIRWGGQIVRTTPGEGETCLEIVQKPLDGEARPRPVDETTGRFVACGGGFYDPAVFAAGREVTVVGTVEGIQTGKVGDSPYQFPRVRADTVYLWAPRRAYYYPYDPWGGPYWGYYGGWYGPYWGATWAPYPYYWGPGWWGSPFGWGGWWGGPRYWGGRGWNGRGWGGGGWKGGGGGRGGGGGGGRGGGGGGGGRGGGGGGGGGGRGR, encoded by the coding sequence ATGCGCCGTCTGTCGTTCGTCGTGCTCCTCGCCGCGGTGCTCGCCGCGTGCGCGCGTCCGCCGCGCCAGCTCGCCGGCGAGTTCCCGCCGCTCACCGTCGCCGAGACGCAGGCCACCGGCGCGACCGGCGAGCGCATTCGCTGGGGCGGCCAGATCGTCCGCACCACGCCGGGCGAGGGCGAGACCTGCCTCGAGATCGTCCAGAAGCCGCTCGACGGCGAGGCGCGCCCGCGCCCGGTCGACGAGACCACGGGCCGCTTCGTCGCCTGCGGCGGCGGCTTCTACGACCCGGCGGTGTTCGCTGCCGGCCGCGAGGTCACCGTCGTCGGCACGGTCGAGGGCATCCAGACCGGGAAGGTCGGCGACTCGCCGTACCAGTTCCCGCGCGTCCGCGCCGACACGGTCTACCTGTGGGCACCGCGGCGCGCCTACTACTATCCCTACGATCCCTGGGGCGGGCCGTACTGGGGCTACTATGGTGGCTGGTACGGGCCGTACTGGGGCGCGACCTGGGCGCCGTATCCGTACTACTGGGGGCCCGGCTGGTGGGGCAGCCCGTTCGGGTGGGGCGGCTGGTGGGGCGGGCCGCGCTACTGGGGCGGCCGTGGCTGGAACGGCCGCGGCTGGGGCGGCGGCGGCTGGAAAGGCGGCGGCGGTGGCCGTGGTGGCGGCGGTGGGGGCGGTCGCGGTGGTGGCGGCGGCGGCGGTGGTCGCGGCGGCGGCGGTGGGGGCGGCGGCGGCGGGCGCGGTCGCTAG
- a CDS encoding co-chaperone GroES, whose protein sequence is MPRVVRHIMPFGPRVLVKIIREEERAESGLYLPAGAKEKMQESLYGEVVEVARAAEEVGHEGFGVNVAGVPHGARVLFAKASGVRVPWDDELRLLDTKDILATVDEVSEDAMS, encoded by the coding sequence ATGCCGCGCGTCGTTCGCCACATCATGCCCTTCGGGCCGCGGGTGCTCGTCAAGATCATCCGCGAAGAGGAGCGCGCCGAGAGCGGGCTGTACCTGCCCGCGGGCGCCAAGGAGAAGATGCAGGAGTCGCTCTACGGCGAGGTCGTCGAGGTGGCGCGCGCGGCGGAAGAGGTCGGGCACGAGGGCTTCGGCGTCAACGTCGCCGGCGTGCCGCACGGCGCGCGCGTGCTGTTCGCGAAGGCGTCGGGCGTGCGCGTGCCGTGGGACGACGAGCTGCGGCTGCTCGATACGAAGGACATCCTCGCCACCGTCGACGAGGTGTCCGAAGACGCGATGAGCTGA
- a CDS encoding peptide chain release factor-like protein: MFPVSPEKQQALAARFERLGVREADLEERFVRSGGAGGQNVNKVATCVVLRHLPTGTAVKMQEARTQAMNRFLARRLLCDKIEEERCARRSAREQEIARVRRQKRKRSKRAKEKVLAAKHAQSAKKALRRGPAGAED, translated from the coding sequence ATGTTCCCCGTGTCGCCCGAGAAGCAGCAGGCGCTGGCGGCCCGCTTCGAGCGCCTGGGCGTGCGCGAAGCCGACCTCGAGGAGCGCTTCGTCCGCTCGGGCGGCGCCGGCGGGCAGAACGTCAACAAGGTCGCGACCTGCGTGGTGCTGCGGCACCTGCCGACGGGGACGGCGGTGAAGATGCAGGAGGCCCGCACGCAGGCGATGAACCGCTTCCTCGCGCGCCGGCTCCTCTGCGACAAGATCGAAGAGGAGCGCTGCGCGCGCCGGAGCGCCCGCGAGCAGGAGATCGCGCGCGTGCGCCGCCAGAAGCGCAAGCGCTCGAAGCGCGCGAAGGAGAAGGTGCTCGCCGCCAAGCACGCGCAGTCCGCGAAGAAGGCGCTGCGGCGCGGCCCGGCGGGCGCGGAGGACTGA
- a CDS encoding AAA family ATPase, which produces MGPRQTPRGTLRPVPVPTGAARTATPRARTTPAAGAAFVGRGDELDVFARTLGDAETGGALLVLTGPAGIGKTRLADAMSAAARAQGWRVAWGRCWESGGQPAFWPWIEALRVLGARMPAWDAIVERIEGRPVESRPSDPEAARFALMDRVVCALRDDARAAPLVLVLDDLHVADRASLLLLRLVARALRGLPGVVLVGTYRDAEDGTPAATASELHAVAREGRRLRLRVLSRAAVADWLAATVPSSAEALDAVYAATGGLPLALARWLRHPGDDAGLDVAAVVRTPLAALSAPARRALGLRAVVGRTAAPAALVRAAALAHPPIVLDAVIGEQMAAGLLATDGSDVRFPHELVRQAVYDALDPEERTAWHRLAAEALAGADGGAAARAHHLLAAGDDAAAADARSMPARRRWPRSPAQASAALERGGTTRARTVGVDPRAAAWPRRRLGRGGSGRDAHRPCACRGVGTRPA; this is translated from the coding sequence ATGGGCCCCCGGCAGACGCCCCGCGGCACCCTGCGCCCGGTCCCGGTGCCCACGGGAGCGGCCCGCACGGCGACGCCGCGGGCGCGCACGACGCCCGCGGCCGGCGCGGCGTTCGTCGGCCGCGGCGACGAGCTCGACGTCTTCGCACGAACGCTCGGTGACGCGGAGACCGGCGGCGCGCTGCTGGTGCTCACCGGGCCCGCAGGCATCGGCAAGACGCGGCTCGCCGACGCGATGTCGGCGGCGGCCCGCGCGCAGGGCTGGCGGGTCGCGTGGGGCCGCTGCTGGGAGAGCGGCGGGCAGCCTGCGTTCTGGCCCTGGATCGAGGCGCTGCGCGTGCTCGGCGCCCGCATGCCCGCCTGGGACGCCATCGTCGAGCGCATCGAGGGACGCCCGGTCGAGTCGCGCCCGAGCGACCCGGAGGCGGCGCGATTCGCGCTCATGGACCGCGTCGTGTGCGCCCTGCGCGACGACGCGCGCGCGGCGCCGCTCGTCCTCGTCCTCGACGACCTGCACGTCGCCGACCGCGCCTCGCTGCTGCTCCTGCGCCTGGTGGCCCGCGCGCTGCGCGGCCTGCCGGGCGTCGTCCTCGTCGGAACGTACCGCGACGCCGAGGACGGGACCCCGGCGGCGACCGCGAGCGAGCTTCACGCCGTGGCGCGCGAGGGACGGCGGCTGCGGCTGCGCGTCCTCAGCCGTGCGGCGGTCGCGGACTGGCTCGCGGCGACGGTGCCGAGCAGCGCCGAGGCGCTCGATGCGGTCTACGCGGCGACGGGCGGCCTGCCGCTCGCTCTCGCCCGCTGGCTGCGGCATCCGGGGGACGACGCCGGGCTCGACGTCGCCGCCGTCGTGCGGACGCCGCTGGCGGCCTTGTCGGCACCGGCCCGGCGGGCGCTCGGCCTGCGGGCCGTGGTCGGGCGGACGGCGGCGCCCGCGGCGCTCGTACGCGCCGCGGCGCTGGCGCATCCGCCGATCGTGCTCGACGCCGTGATCGGCGAGCAGATGGCGGCCGGCCTGCTCGCGACGGACGGCTCCGACGTACGCTTCCCGCACGAGCTCGTGCGCCAGGCGGTCTACGACGCGCTCGATCCGGAGGAGCGGACGGCATGGCACCGCCTGGCGGCCGAAGCGCTCGCGGGCGCGGACGGCGGCGCCGCGGCGCGCGCGCATCATCTCCTCGCCGCGGGCGACGACGCCGCCGCGGCGGACGCCCGCTCGATGCCGGCGCGCAGGCGCTGGCCGCGCTCGCCCGCCCAGGCGAGCGCGGCGCTGGAACGCGGCGGAACAACGCGCGCCCGCACCGTCGGCGTCGACCCGCGTGCGGCTGCCTGGCCTCGTCGCCGCCTGGGGCGCGGGGGATCTGGCCGGGATGCGCACCGCCCATGCGCGTGCCGCGGCGTTGGCACGCGCCCGGCGTGA
- a CDS encoding thioredoxin domain-containing protein has translation MTTWLLRAVAVAAVVWIVATRIVREPAPPPPAPAIAAVPAPPPRTRHLLPDGRPRHTNRLARESSPYLQQHAHNPVDWYPWGPEAFARAAAENKPILLSIGYSTCHWCHVMAEESFDDEGVAAFLNAHYVAVKVDREERPDVDAIYMAAVMSMGESGGWPLTVWLTPDRRPFYGGGYYPPATQGRRPGFLQVLQRLEAAWREQPGTIDAAAADVVQRLTTQLAPAAGDVAPDPEMLRRAVAVLQGRFDAAHGGFDRRPKFPRPLLLDVLLRWHRRTADPEALAMVTRSLEAMAAGGLHDQVGGGFHRYAPDAGWRVPHFEKMLVDNALLARLYLDAAEVTGRDDFAATGRDVLDWMLREMADPAGGFHAAIDADSDGGEGRAYTWTAGEVTAAVGPDLAPLALAYFGVGAAGAEVDGRSVLHVVAPLAAVAAQLGLAPGDAAARREAVRDRLRAARDTRPRPHVDRKVIAGWNALAVSALVRGAQVLRDPRYMVAATRTGALLAERLRVGDRLARSALGGVASGRAVLEDQAAAAGAFLDLAELTGDPRWLARAVAHQEELDARFADAERGGWFRTPADGEALLVREKPDWDGAEPSGSALALRNAQRLHLLTSEPRWQASAARALRAFGPALRENPDHLAAMLAAVDFALDAPKEIVVVAPPGGDPAPLAEVAQRAFVPNRALVVTREGDDLAAVAALVPWVAGKTARDGVATAYVCERQVCRQPTNDPAELAAELARAAPLPEG, from the coding sequence GTGACCACGTGGCTCCTGCGCGCCGTCGCCGTGGCGGCGGTCGTATGGATCGTTGCGACGCGCATCGTCCGCGAGCCGGCCCCGCCCCCGCCGGCCCCCGCGATCGCGGCGGTCCCCGCACCGCCGCCGCGCACGCGCCATCTGCTGCCCGACGGGCGCCCGCGCCACACGAACCGGCTCGCGCGCGAGTCGAGCCCCTATCTCCAGCAGCACGCGCACAACCCCGTCGACTGGTACCCCTGGGGGCCCGAGGCGTTCGCGCGCGCCGCCGCCGAGAACAAGCCGATCCTGCTCAGCATCGGCTACTCGACCTGCCACTGGTGCCACGTGATGGCCGAGGAGTCGTTCGACGACGAAGGCGTCGCCGCGTTCCTGAACGCGCACTACGTCGCCGTGAAGGTCGACCGCGAGGAGCGGCCCGACGTCGACGCGATCTACATGGCGGCGGTGATGTCGATGGGCGAGTCGGGCGGCTGGCCGCTGACGGTCTGGCTGACGCCCGATCGGCGCCCGTTCTACGGCGGCGGCTACTACCCGCCCGCGACCCAGGGCCGCCGGCCCGGCTTCCTCCAGGTGCTCCAGCGCCTCGAAGCCGCGTGGCGCGAGCAGCCGGGGACGATCGACGCCGCCGCGGCCGACGTCGTGCAGCGTCTCACGACGCAGCTCGCGCCCGCCGCCGGCGACGTGGCGCCCGACCCCGAGATGCTGCGCCGGGCCGTCGCCGTGCTGCAGGGCCGTTTCGACGCCGCGCACGGCGGCTTCGACCGCCGCCCGAAGTTCCCGCGTCCGCTGCTGCTCGACGTCCTGCTGCGCTGGCACCGCCGCACCGCCGACCCCGAGGCGCTCGCGATGGTGACGCGGAGCCTCGAGGCGATGGCGGCCGGCGGCCTCCACGACCAGGTGGGCGGCGGCTTCCACCGCTACGCCCCTGACGCCGGCTGGCGCGTGCCGCACTTCGAGAAGATGCTGGTCGACAACGCCCTGCTCGCGCGGCTGTACCTCGACGCCGCCGAGGTGACCGGCCGCGACGACTTCGCGGCGACCGGCCGCGACGTCCTCGACTGGATGCTGCGCGAGATGGCCGACCCCGCGGGCGGCTTCCACGCCGCGATCGACGCCGACAGCGACGGCGGCGAGGGACGCGCCTACACCTGGACCGCCGGCGAGGTGACGGCCGCGGTGGGTCCCGACCTCGCGCCGCTCGCGCTCGCGTACTTCGGCGTCGGCGCCGCCGGCGCGGAGGTCGACGGCCGCAGCGTGCTCCACGTCGTCGCCCCGCTCGCGGCCGTCGCCGCGCAGCTCGGCCTCGCTCCCGGCGACGCCGCCGCCCGGCGCGAGGCCGTCCGCGACCGCCTGCGCGCGGCCCGCGACACCCGCCCGCGCCCCCACGTCGACCGCAAGGTGATCGCGGGATGGAACGCGCTCGCCGTGTCGGCGCTGGTGCGCGGCGCACAGGTGCTGCGCGATCCGCGCTACATGGTGGCGGCGACGCGCACGGGCGCGTTGCTCGCCGAGCGGCTCCGGGTCGGCGACCGACTCGCGCGCAGCGCGCTGGGCGGAGTCGCGAGCGGCCGGGCGGTGCTGGAGGACCAGGCCGCCGCCGCCGGCGCCTTCCTCGACCTCGCCGAGCTGACCGGCGATCCGCGCTGGCTCGCGCGTGCGGTTGCGCATCAGGAGGAGCTCGACGCGCGTTTCGCCGACGCCGAGCGCGGCGGCTGGTTTCGCACCCCGGCCGACGGCGAGGCGCTGCTCGTGCGCGAGAAGCCCGACTGGGACGGCGCCGAGCCCTCGGGCAGCGCGCTGGCGCTGCGCAACGCACAGCGGCTGCACCTCCTCACGTCCGAGCCGCGCTGGCAGGCGAGCGCCGCGCGGGCGCTGCGGGCGTTCGGGCCCGCACTGCGCGAGAACCCGGACCACCTCGCCGCCATGCTGGCCGCCGTCGACTTCGCACTCGACGCGCCGAAGGAGATCGTCGTCGTTGCGCCGCCCGGGGGCGACCCGGCGCCGCTCGCGGAGGTCGCCCAGCGCGCCTTCGTGCCGAACCGCGCCCTCGTCGTCACGCGCGAGGGCGACGACCTCGCCGCGGTGGCCGCGCTGGTACCCTGGGTCGCGGGCAAGACCGCGCGCGACGGCGTCGCCACGGCCTACGTCTGCGAGCGGCAGGTCTGCCGGCAGCCGACGAACGACCCCGCCGAGCTGGCGGCCGAGCTCGCACGGGCGGCGCCGTTGCCGGAGGGCTGA
- a CDS encoding DUF2332 domain-containing protein — protein sequence MPFDLAAAFREQAMYCDALDSPFTAAILRRAADDVDADGWVADLLARDDWTRADAAPLRWTGALHAAVLGGRAPALAALYPPQRSHWDADAVFAAATAAYAADPAWFAAFVTSPPQTNETRRAICLLPGFLAAAAGGGPLHCLEVGASAGLNTNWDRFAYRTERWSWGSTADAAPRIDSAWHGPAPAVATPIVVASRAACDRQPLDVRDPEARDRLRAYLWPDQPERLERFDRAVALAVRQGTRVERESADVWLARRLAGPLPEGVTIVYHSIAWQYFPADVAARARAAIEAAGAQATRSRRLAWVRFELDSVFPGDRGHDAGDDLADATRFGVDLLGWPGGERRHVARVDPHARWVDTSD from the coding sequence ATGCCCTTCGATCTCGCCGCCGCGTTCCGCGAGCAGGCCATGTACTGCGACGCGCTCGACTCGCCCTTCACCGCGGCGATCCTGCGACGCGCCGCCGACGACGTCGATGCCGACGGCTGGGTCGCCGACCTCCTCGCGCGCGACGACTGGACGCGCGCCGACGCCGCGCCGCTGCGCTGGACGGGCGCGCTGCACGCCGCCGTGCTCGGCGGACGCGCCCCTGCCCTCGCCGCGCTCTACCCGCCGCAGCGCTCGCACTGGGACGCCGACGCCGTGTTCGCCGCCGCCACCGCCGCCTACGCCGCCGACCCCGCGTGGTTCGCGGCGTTCGTCACCTCGCCGCCGCAGACCAACGAGACGCGCCGTGCGATCTGCCTCCTGCCCGGCTTCCTCGCCGCCGCCGCGGGCGGCGGCCCGCTGCACTGCCTCGAGGTGGGCGCGAGCGCCGGCCTCAACACGAACTGGGACCGCTTCGCCTATCGCACCGAGCGCTGGTCGTGGGGCTCGACCGCCGACGCGGCGCCGCGGATCGACAGCGCATGGCACGGGCCGGCGCCTGCGGTGGCGACGCCGATCGTGGTCGCGTCACGCGCCGCCTGCGACCGCCAGCCGCTCGACGTGCGCGATCCCGAGGCGCGCGACCGCCTGCGCGCCTACCTGTGGCCCGATCAGCCCGAGCGTCTCGAGCGCTTCGACCGCGCCGTGGCGCTGGCCGTGCGCCAGGGTACGCGCGTCGAGCGCGAAAGTGCCGACGTCTGGCTGGCCCGCCGCCTCGCCGGCCCGCTGCCCGAGGGCGTCACGATCGTCTACCACTCCATCGCCTGGCAGTACTTCCCGGCCGACGTGGCGGCACGGGCGCGCGCCGCGATCGAGGCGGCCGGCGCGCAGGCGACGCGATCGCGTCGCCTGGCCTGGGTGCGCTTCGAGCTCGACAGCGTGTTCCCGGGCGATCGCGGCCACGATGCGGGCGACGACCTGGCCGACGCCACCCGCTTCGGCGTCGATCTCCTCGGCTGGCCCGGCGGCGAACGACGCCACGTCGCGCGCGTCGATCCGCACGCCCGCTGGGTCGACACGAGCGATTGA
- a CDS encoding TetR/AcrR family transcriptional regulator produces MAARGSGDHARTTARHGARSRRRAPARGSSGVQLGEDAARATILRGGAIVFAADGARAASVARILQEAGVARRTFYRLYAGKEDVMAALYHAGTEMLLDRCREAVRAEHDPLRRVERCIDVHLGHARDLGRLVWVLGSEAQHHESPLRARRLEVHAALAALLEAADAAPGRARVDPMLPRALVLALEGVTRIMLEESDEGRAVTAARLARTRRVMLRIATATLAGTGAGVAALPTADATGRRPDRGAPDRPPLS; encoded by the coding sequence ATGGCGGCACGCGGCTCCGGCGATCACGCCCGCACGACGGCTCGGCACGGTGCGCGGTCGCGACGCCGCGCGCCGGCGCGCGGATCGTCCGGCGTCCAGCTCGGCGAAGACGCGGCGCGGGCGACGATCCTGCGCGGCGGCGCCATCGTCTTCGCCGCCGACGGTGCGCGTGCCGCGTCGGTGGCCCGCATCCTCCAGGAAGCGGGCGTCGCCCGCCGCACGTTCTACCGGCTCTACGCGGGCAAGGAGGACGTCATGGCCGCCCTCTACCACGCGGGCACCGAGATGCTGCTCGACCGCTGCCGGGAGGCGGTCCGCGCGGAGCACGACCCGCTGCGCCGCGTGGAGCGCTGCATCGACGTCCACCTCGGCCACGCGCGCGACCTCGGCCGTCTCGTCTGGGTGCTGGGCAGCGAGGCGCAGCACCACGAGTCCCCGCTGCGCGCGCGCCGCCTCGAGGTGCACGCGGCCCTCGCCGCGCTGCTCGAAGCCGCCGACGCCGCCCCGGGCCGGGCACGCGTCGATCCGATGCTGCCCCGCGCCCTCGTCCTCGCACTCGAGGGGGTCACCCGCATCATGCTCGAGGAGAGCGACGAGGGACGTGCGGTCACGGCCGCCCGGCTCGCGCGCACCCGCCGCGTCATGCTGCGCATCGCCACCGCCACGCTCGCCGGCACGGGCGCGGGCGTGGCGGCGCTGCCGACCGCGGACGCGACCGGTCGGCGGCCCGATCGCGGCGCGCCCGATCGTCCGCCGCTCAGTTGA
- a CDS encoding PQQ-dependent sugar dehydrogenase: protein MRTVLLALVLLVPVLASAAERPLAGDALTLKDPANVKGRAVKFKAAKDAAIDPASGDDPTQVGATLEVEGANPGDGAAGPITLPAALWRGLGKPAGAKGYKFTDRLRADGVKTLTLKPGASGGTIALSGGGSDWSYAVTQAQGPIALRLTVGDDVYCARFTTFQRNQAGLVKAKGAPAPASCTPPAGPVCGDGVAEAPEECDDGGSAPGDGCSATCQLENTSALCAGVPSTPGTGIDSQLVTGGLTRPVFVTAPPLDPSRLFIVEQDGLVRIVKNGVLLPAPFLDLAAAVSCCGERGLLSLAFHPDYESNGVFFVNYTNNAGNTEVRRFTVSGDPDVASPTGTLVIAIDQDFANHNGGQLQFGPDGYLYVGMGDGGSGGDPNERAQDPTQLLGKMLRLDVSVSPYAIPPSNPFVGPGAPRDEIWALGLRNPWRFSFDRATGDLYIADVGQGAIEEVNVTPASSAGGENYGWDVFEGNACFEPTPPATSCPSPPTGFTFPVLTYDHTQGCSVTGGYVYRGCALPDLRGTYFYSDICAAFIRTFEYAGGLATNLQDRTATLDPPGPPSIGGVSSFGEDARGELYIVDYGNGSPGQGEVWRIVPGT, encoded by the coding sequence ATGCGCACCGTTCTGCTCGCGCTCGTCCTGCTCGTGCCCGTGCTCGCCTCCGCCGCCGAACGTCCGCTCGCGGGCGACGCGCTGACGCTGAAGGATCCGGCCAACGTCAAGGGACGCGCCGTCAAGTTCAAGGCCGCGAAGGATGCGGCGATCGATCCCGCCTCCGGCGACGATCCGACGCAGGTCGGTGCGACGCTCGAGGTCGAAGGTGCCAATCCCGGTGACGGTGCCGCCGGTCCGATCACCCTGCCCGCCGCGCTCTGGCGGGGGCTCGGCAAGCCCGCCGGCGCGAAGGGCTACAAGTTCACCGACCGCCTGCGTGCCGACGGCGTGAAGACGCTGACGCTGAAGCCCGGCGCGAGCGGCGGCACGATCGCGCTGAGCGGCGGCGGCAGCGACTGGAGCTACGCGGTCACGCAGGCGCAGGGCCCGATCGCGCTGCGGCTCACCGTCGGCGACGACGTGTACTGCGCCCGCTTCACGACGTTCCAGCGTAACCAGGCGGGCCTCGTGAAGGCGAAGGGCGCGCCCGCGCCGGCGAGCTGTACGCCGCCCGCCGGGCCCGTGTGCGGCGACGGCGTCGCCGAGGCGCCCGAGGAGTGCGACGACGGCGGCAGCGCGCCGGGCGACGGCTGCTCGGCGACGTGCCAGCTCGAGAACACGTCGGCGCTCTGCGCGGGCGTGCCCAGCACCCCGGGCACCGGCATCGACAGCCAGCTCGTGACGGGCGGCCTCACGCGCCCGGTCTTCGTCACCGCGCCGCCGCTCGATCCGAGCCGGCTCTTCATCGTCGAGCAGGACGGCCTCGTGCGCATCGTGAAGAACGGCGTCCTGCTGCCGGCGCCGTTCCTCGACCTCGCCGCCGCCGTGTCGTGCTGCGGCGAGCGCGGGCTCCTGAGCCTCGCGTTCCATCCCGACTACGAGAGCAACGGCGTCTTCTTCGTGAACTACACGAACAACGCCGGGAACACCGAGGTCCGCCGCTTCACCGTCAGCGGCGATCCCGACGTGGCGAGCCCGACCGGCACGCTGGTCATCGCCATCGACCAGGACTTCGCGAACCACAACGGCGGCCAGCTCCAGTTCGGGCCGGACGGCTACCTCTACGTCGGCATGGGCGACGGCGGCTCCGGCGGCGACCCGAACGAGCGCGCACAGGATCCGACCCAGCTGCTCGGCAAGATGCTGCGCCTCGACGTCTCCGTGTCGCCGTACGCGATCCCGCCGTCGAACCCGTTCGTCGGACCGGGCGCGCCGCGCGACGAGATCTGGGCGCTCGGCCTGCGCAACCCGTGGCGCTTCAGCTTCGACCGCGCCACCGGCGACCTCTACATCGCCGACGTCGGCCAGGGCGCGATCGAGGAGGTGAACGTCACGCCCGCGTCGAGCGCCGGCGGCGAGAACTACGGCTGGGACGTCTTCGAGGGCAACGCCTGCTTCGAGCCGACGCCGCCCGCGACCTCGTGCCCGAGCCCGCCGACCGGCTTCACGTTCCCGGTGCTGACCTACGACCACACGCAGGGCTGCTCGGTGACGGGCGGCTACGTCTATCGCGGCTGCGCGCTCCCAGATCTGCGCGGCACGTACTTCTACTCCGACATCTGCGCCGCCTTCATCCGCACCTTCGAATACGCGGGCGGCCTCGCGACCAATCTCCAGGATCGCACCGCGACGCTCGATCCGCCGGGCCCGCCGAGCATCGGCGGCGTCAGCTCGTTCGGCGAGGACGCGCGCGGCGAGCTGTACATCGTCGACTACGGCAACGGCTCGCCCGGTCAGGGCGAGGTCTGGCGCATCGTTCCGGGGACCTGA
- a CDS encoding DUF3556 domain-containing protein, translating to MSQPATQAPASEFDPAEWEKKDFTERVRLGTNMYVLQGLDYPLAAYAFHAVKLALFVAGWMYFCSFTPGLGTVSGFTSWVFADVAFQKAFLWASLFEVAGFGCMSGPLGLKLWPPFTAGLHFLCPGTTKLAPFPNLLLFGGTRRTWLDAALYAALLLSLLRALVQPEIGPSVLVPIVVLLPLCGLGDKTIFLAARVEHHFAMLVCFTLAGSWIAACKWVQLAIWFWAGVSKLTPAFAYVVPIMTANNPLLKSPWLRRRLFVSYPDDLRPSPLARLMAHAGTFLEFAAPLTLLFVTQDGPLLYLGIAFVLLLHGFILSNMPIAAVFEWNVLSVYAGLFLFLGHPTVSLFDVGSPLLAVYLVIALLVLPLLGNLVPSRVSFLVSMRYYAGNWAWNAWLFRDRSQEKLHRLTRAASLLLEQQQRFLPAEQAVQADAGFLAFRTLHLQGRILGLLLPQATDHTPFQRWTYADGETVAGSVVGWNFGEGHLADERLLAAVQAQCGFAPGELRVVCVEAQPFLGSTLHWRIVDAATGPIAEGHAELANLARRKPWDYGEG from the coding sequence ATGAGCCAGCCCGCGACGCAGGCGCCCGCGAGCGAGTTCGATCCCGCCGAGTGGGAGAAGAAGGACTTCACCGAGCGCGTCCGCCTCGGGACGAACATGTACGTCCTGCAGGGGCTCGACTATCCCCTCGCGGCGTACGCGTTCCACGCGGTGAAGCTGGCGCTCTTCGTCGCCGGCTGGATGTACTTCTGCTCCTTCACGCCCGGGCTCGGCACCGTGTCCGGGTTCACGTCGTGGGTGTTCGCCGACGTCGCCTTCCAGAAGGCGTTCCTGTGGGCGAGCCTGTTCGAGGTCGCCGGCTTCGGCTGCATGAGCGGGCCGCTCGGGCTGAAGCTGTGGCCGCCGTTCACCGCGGGGCTGCACTTTCTCTGCCCCGGCACGACGAAGCTGGCGCCGTTCCCGAACCTGCTGCTCTTCGGCGGGACGCGGCGCACCTGGCTCGACGCCGCGCTCTACGCCGCGTTGCTGCTGTCGTTGCTGCGCGCGCTCGTGCAGCCGGAGATCGGCCCGTCGGTGCTGGTGCCGATCGTGGTGCTGCTGCCCCTGTGCGGGCTCGGCGACAAGACCATCTTCCTCGCGGCGCGCGTCGAGCACCACTTCGCGATGCTCGTCTGCTTCACGCTGGCGGGGAGCTGGATCGCGGCCTGCAAATGGGTGCAGCTGGCGATCTGGTTCTGGGCCGGCGTCTCGAAGCTGACGCCGGCGTTCGCCTACGTCGTGCCGATCATGACGGCGAACAACCCGCTCCTGAAGAGCCCGTGGCTGCGCCGCCGGCTGTTCGTCTCCTACCCGGACGACCTACGCCCGTCGCCGCTGGCGCGCCTCATGGCGCACGCCGGGACGTTCCTCGAGTTCGCGGCGCCGCTGACGCTGCTCTTCGTCACGCAGGACGGCCCGCTGCTCTATCTCGGCATCGCATTCGTCCTGCTGCTGCACGGCTTCATCCTCAGCAACATGCCGATCGCCGCGGTCTTCGAATGGAACGTGCTCAGCGTCTACGCCGGGCTCTTTCTCTTCCTCGGGCATCCCACCGTGAGCCTGTTCGACGTCGGCTCGCCGCTGCTCGCCGTCTACCTCGTGATCGCGCTCCTCGTGCTGCCGCTCCTCGGCAACCTCGTGCCGTCGCGCGTGTCGTTCCTGGTGTCGATGCGCTACTACGCCGGCAACTGGGCGTGGAACGCGTGGCTCTTCCGCGACCGCAGCCAGGAGAAGCTCCACCGCCTGACGCGCGCGGCGTCGCTTCTCCTCGAGCAGCAGCAACGCTTCCTGCCCGCGGAGCAGGCGGTGCAGGCCGACGCCGGGTTTCTCGCCTTCCGCACGCTCCACCTCCAGGGCCGCATTCTCGGGCTGCTGCTGCCGCAGGCCACCGACCACACGCCGTTCCAGCGCTGGACCTACGCCGACGGCGAGACGGTCGCGGGCTCGGTCGTCGGCTGGAACTTCGGCGAGGGCCACCTCGCCGACGAGCGCCTGCTGGCGGCGGTGCAGGCCCAGTGCGGCTTCGCGCCGGGTGAGCTGCGCGTCGTCTGCGTCGAGGCGCAACCGTTCCTCGGCTCGACGCTGCACTGGCGCATCGTCGACGCGGCGACGGGGCCGATCGCCGAAGGGCACGCCGAGCTGGCCAACCTGGCGCGGCGCAAGCCGTGGGACTACGGCGAGGGGTGA